Proteins encoded in a region of the Cygnus olor isolate bCygOlo1 chromosome 4, bCygOlo1.pri.v2, whole genome shotgun sequence genome:
- the TRPC3 gene encoding short transient receptor potential channel 3 isoform X1, whose amino-acid sequence MSSKSRKSKEQGRVTFPPQHQQQDEEEEEEEEEGAEEEEQQRRRRGWRGVNGGLEPPPPPQRAVKTLREPFGYYPPPPFASTMYIEESPSLRRMTMMREKGRRQAIRGPAFMFNNRGTSLTAEEERFLDAAEYGNIPVVRKMLEESKTLNVNCVDYMGQNALQLAVGNEHLEVTELLLKKENLARIGDALLLAISKGYIRIVEAILNHPGFSVNKRLTLSPCEQELQDDDFYSYDEDGTRFSPDITPIILAAHCQKYEVVHMLLMKGARIERPHDYFCKCNDCTEKQKHDSFSHSRSRINAYKGLASPAYLSLSSEDPVLTALELSNELAKLANIEKEFKNDYRKLSMQCKDFVVGVLDLCRDSEEVEAILNGDLNSEPVETQRHRASLSRVKLAIKYEVKKFVAHPNCQQQLLTIWYENLSGLREQTIAIKCLVVLVVALGLPFLAIGYWIAPCSRLGRILRSPFMKFVAHAASFIIFLGLLVFNASDRFEGITTLPNVTVTDYPKQIFRVKTTQFTWTEMLIMVWVLGMMWSECKELWLEGPREYILQLWNVLDFGMLSIFIAAFTARLLAFLQATKAQQYVDNYIVESDLSEVTLPPEIEYFTYARDKWLPSDPQIISEGLYAIAVVLSFSRIAYILPANESFGPLQISLGRTVKDIFKFMVLFIMVFLAFMIGMFILYSYYLGAKLNPAFTTVEESFKTLFWSIFGLSEVTSVVLKYDHKFIENIGYVLYGIYNVTMVVVLLNMLIAMINSSYQEIEDDSDVEWKFARSKLWLSYFDDGKTLPPPFSLVPSPKSFFYFVMRIINFSKCRRRRLQKDIEMGMGNSKSRLNLFTQSNSRVFESHSFNSILNQPTRYQQIMKRLIKRYVLKAQVDRENDEVNEGELKEIKQDISSLRYELLEDKSQATEELAILIHKLSEKLNPNMLRCE is encoded by the exons ATGTCCAGCAAGAGCCGGAAGAGCAAGGAGCAGGGGAGAGTGACCTTCCCCccgcagcaccagcagcaggacgaggaggaggaggaggaggaggaggaaggggcagaggaagaggagcagcagcgcCGGCGCCGCGGCTGGAGAGGCGTCAACGGCGGGCTGGAGCCCCCTCCGCCACCTCAGCGCGCCGTGAAAACCCTCCGGGAGCCCTTCGGCTACTATCCGCCGCCGCCCTTTGCCAGCACCAT GTACATTGAAGAAAGTCCATCTCTGAGGCGAATGACGATGatgagggaaaagggaaggcgGCAGGCCATTAGAGGCCCGGCATTCATGTTCAACAACAGAGGCACTAGTCTAACTGCTGAAGAAGAGCGCTTTCTGGATGCAGCAGAGTATGGGAACATACCTGTGGTGCGCAAAATGCTAGAGGAGTCAAAAACACTGAATGTCAACTGTGTTGACTACATGGGCCAAAACGCCTTGCAGCTTGCTGTAGGGAATGAACATTTGGAAGTGACAgaacttctgttaaaaaaagagaacttgGCACGGATTGGAGATGCCCTGCTGCTCGCAATCAGCAAGGGCTACATTAGGATAGTGGAAGCAATTTTGAATCACCCTGGCTTTTCAGTAAATAAGCGACTGACTCTGAGCCCTTGCGAGCAGGAGCTCCAGGACGATGATTTTTATTCCTATGATGAAGACGGCACCCGCTTTTCTCCGGACATCACTCCCATCATTTTAGCTGCCCACTGCCAAAAATACGAAGTTGTGCACATGCTGTTGATGAAAGGAGCAAGGATAGAAAGACCTCATGATTATTTCTGCAAATGTAATGActgcacagagaagcaaaagcatGATTCTTTCAGTCACTCTAGGTCAAGAATAAATGCCTACAAAGGACTGGCCAGTCCGGCTTACCTGTCCCTCTCCAGTGAAGATCCTGTACTCACTGCTCTGGAACTCAGCAATGAGCTTGCCAAGTTGGCCAACATTGAAAAAGAGTTCAAG AATGACTATCGCAAGCTGTCTATGCAATGCAAGGATTTTGTGGTTGGTGTTCTCGATCTCTGCCGAGACTCGGAAGAAGTGGAGGCCATTCTGAATGGGGATTTGAATTCAGAGCCAGTTGAAACGCAGCGACACAGAGCGTCACTGAGCCGTGTGAAACTGGCCATCAAGTATGAAGTCAAAAAG tttgtggCCCATCCAAACTGTCAGCAACAACTACTGACTATCTGGTATGAAAATCTCTCAGGACTGCGGGAGCAGACCATAGCTATCAAGTGTCTGGTTGTGCTGGTTGTGGCGTTGGGCCTTCCTTTTCTAGCCATTGGTTATTGGATTGCGCCATGTAGCAGG CTTGGAAGAATTCTTCGAAGCCCGTTTATGAAATTTGTGGCACATGCAGCATCCTTCATTATTTTCCTAGGCCTGCTGGTGTTCAATGCTTCAGACAGATTTGAAGGCATAACAACGCTACCAAATGTCACCGTTACTGATTACCCTAAGCAGATCTTTAGGGTGAAGACTACTCAGTTCACCTGGACAGAAATGCTGATCATGGTGTGGGTACTTG GTATGATGTGGTCAGAATGCAAAGAGCTGTGGCTGGAAGGACCCAGGGAATATATTTTGCAGTTATGGAATGTTTTGGATTTTGGGATGCTGTCCATTTTCATTGCAGCTTTCACGGCGAGGCTTCTAGCATTCCTGCAGGCCACAAAAGCACAACAATATGTGGACAACTACATTGTGGAGAGTGACCTCTCTGAGGTCACGCTTCCTCCAGAAATAGAGTATTTTACTTATG CTAGAGATAAATGGCTCCCATCTGATCCTCAGATAATATCTGAAGGCCTTTATGCAATTGCTGTCGTTCTTAGCTTTTCTCGGATTGCATATATCCTGCCTGCAAATGAGAGTTTTGGGCCCTTGCAGATTTCACTTGGAAGGACTGTTAAAGACATCTTCAAATTTATGGTCCTTTTTATTATGGTATTTCTTGCATTTATGATTGGAATGTTCATACTGTATTCCTACTACCTTGGAGCTAAGCTAAACCCAGCCTTTACAAC agtGGAAGAAAGTTTCAAAACCTTATTTTGGTCAATATTTGGCTTGTCTGAAGTAACCTCTGTTGTCTTGAAATACGATCATAAGTTCATAGAGAACATTGGTTATGTTCTTTATGGCATATACAATGTAACGATGGTGGTAGTTCTGCTCAACATGCTGATCGCTATGATCAACAGTTCCTATCAAGAAATTGAG GATGACAGTGATGTAGAGTGGAAGTTTGCTCGTTCTAAACTTTGGTTATCATATTTTGATGATGGAAAAACATTACCTCCACCATTTAGTCTTGTACCAAGccccaaatcttttttctatttcGTCATGAGGATCATTAACTTTTCTAAGTGCAGGAGAAGACGGCTACAGAAGGACATTGAAATGGGAATGGGCAATTCCAAATCTAGG TTAAACCTTTTCACTCAGTCGAACTCCAGAGTTTTTGAATCACACAGCTTTAACAGCATTCTCAATCAGCCGACACGCTATCAG caaataatgaaaagacTGATCAAACGTTATGTTCTGAAAGCACAAGTGGACAGAGAAAATGACGAAGTAAATGAAG GTGAATTAAAGGAAATCAAACAAGATATCTCCAGTCTTCGCTACGAACTCTTAGAGGATAAGTCCCAAGCAACAGAAGAGTTAGCAATTCTAATACATAAACTCAGCGAGAAACTAAATCCTAATATGTTGAGATGTGAATGA
- the TRPC3 gene encoding short transient receptor potential channel 3 isoform X2: protein MTMMREKGRRQAIRGPAFMFNNRGTSLTAEEERFLDAAEYGNIPVVRKMLEESKTLNVNCVDYMGQNALQLAVGNEHLEVTELLLKKENLARIGDALLLAISKGYIRIVEAILNHPGFSVNKRLTLSPCEQELQDDDFYSYDEDGTRFSPDITPIILAAHCQKYEVVHMLLMKGARIERPHDYFCKCNDCTEKQKHDSFSHSRSRINAYKGLASPAYLSLSSEDPVLTALELSNELAKLANIEKEFKNDYRKLSMQCKDFVVGVLDLCRDSEEVEAILNGDLNSEPVETQRHRASLSRVKLAIKYEVKKFVAHPNCQQQLLTIWYENLSGLREQTIAIKCLVVLVVALGLPFLAIGYWIAPCSRLGRILRSPFMKFVAHAASFIIFLGLLVFNASDRFEGITTLPNVTVTDYPKQIFRVKTTQFTWTEMLIMVWVLGMMWSECKELWLEGPREYILQLWNVLDFGMLSIFIAAFTARLLAFLQATKAQQYVDNYIVESDLSEVTLPPEIEYFTYARDKWLPSDPQIISEGLYAIAVVLSFSRIAYILPANESFGPLQISLGRTVKDIFKFMVLFIMVFLAFMIGMFILYSYYLGAKLNPAFTTVEESFKTLFWSIFGLSEVTSVVLKYDHKFIENIGYVLYGIYNVTMVVVLLNMLIAMINSSYQEIEDDSDVEWKFARSKLWLSYFDDGKTLPPPFSLVPSPKSFFYFVMRIINFSKCRRRRLQKDIEMGMGNSKSRLNLFTQSNSRVFESHSFNSILNQPTRYQQIMKRLIKRYVLKAQVDRENDEVNEGELKEIKQDISSLRYELLEDKSQATEELAILIHKLSEKLNPNMLRCE from the exons ATGACGATGatgagggaaaagggaaggcgGCAGGCCATTAGAGGCCCGGCATTCATGTTCAACAACAGAGGCACTAGTCTAACTGCTGAAGAAGAGCGCTTTCTGGATGCAGCAGAGTATGGGAACATACCTGTGGTGCGCAAAATGCTAGAGGAGTCAAAAACACTGAATGTCAACTGTGTTGACTACATGGGCCAAAACGCCTTGCAGCTTGCTGTAGGGAATGAACATTTGGAAGTGACAgaacttctgttaaaaaaagagaacttgGCACGGATTGGAGATGCCCTGCTGCTCGCAATCAGCAAGGGCTACATTAGGATAGTGGAAGCAATTTTGAATCACCCTGGCTTTTCAGTAAATAAGCGACTGACTCTGAGCCCTTGCGAGCAGGAGCTCCAGGACGATGATTTTTATTCCTATGATGAAGACGGCACCCGCTTTTCTCCGGACATCACTCCCATCATTTTAGCTGCCCACTGCCAAAAATACGAAGTTGTGCACATGCTGTTGATGAAAGGAGCAAGGATAGAAAGACCTCATGATTATTTCTGCAAATGTAATGActgcacagagaagcaaaagcatGATTCTTTCAGTCACTCTAGGTCAAGAATAAATGCCTACAAAGGACTGGCCAGTCCGGCTTACCTGTCCCTCTCCAGTGAAGATCCTGTACTCACTGCTCTGGAACTCAGCAATGAGCTTGCCAAGTTGGCCAACATTGAAAAAGAGTTCAAG AATGACTATCGCAAGCTGTCTATGCAATGCAAGGATTTTGTGGTTGGTGTTCTCGATCTCTGCCGAGACTCGGAAGAAGTGGAGGCCATTCTGAATGGGGATTTGAATTCAGAGCCAGTTGAAACGCAGCGACACAGAGCGTCACTGAGCCGTGTGAAACTGGCCATCAAGTATGAAGTCAAAAAG tttgtggCCCATCCAAACTGTCAGCAACAACTACTGACTATCTGGTATGAAAATCTCTCAGGACTGCGGGAGCAGACCATAGCTATCAAGTGTCTGGTTGTGCTGGTTGTGGCGTTGGGCCTTCCTTTTCTAGCCATTGGTTATTGGATTGCGCCATGTAGCAGG CTTGGAAGAATTCTTCGAAGCCCGTTTATGAAATTTGTGGCACATGCAGCATCCTTCATTATTTTCCTAGGCCTGCTGGTGTTCAATGCTTCAGACAGATTTGAAGGCATAACAACGCTACCAAATGTCACCGTTACTGATTACCCTAAGCAGATCTTTAGGGTGAAGACTACTCAGTTCACCTGGACAGAAATGCTGATCATGGTGTGGGTACTTG GTATGATGTGGTCAGAATGCAAAGAGCTGTGGCTGGAAGGACCCAGGGAATATATTTTGCAGTTATGGAATGTTTTGGATTTTGGGATGCTGTCCATTTTCATTGCAGCTTTCACGGCGAGGCTTCTAGCATTCCTGCAGGCCACAAAAGCACAACAATATGTGGACAACTACATTGTGGAGAGTGACCTCTCTGAGGTCACGCTTCCTCCAGAAATAGAGTATTTTACTTATG CTAGAGATAAATGGCTCCCATCTGATCCTCAGATAATATCTGAAGGCCTTTATGCAATTGCTGTCGTTCTTAGCTTTTCTCGGATTGCATATATCCTGCCTGCAAATGAGAGTTTTGGGCCCTTGCAGATTTCACTTGGAAGGACTGTTAAAGACATCTTCAAATTTATGGTCCTTTTTATTATGGTATTTCTTGCATTTATGATTGGAATGTTCATACTGTATTCCTACTACCTTGGAGCTAAGCTAAACCCAGCCTTTACAAC agtGGAAGAAAGTTTCAAAACCTTATTTTGGTCAATATTTGGCTTGTCTGAAGTAACCTCTGTTGTCTTGAAATACGATCATAAGTTCATAGAGAACATTGGTTATGTTCTTTATGGCATATACAATGTAACGATGGTGGTAGTTCTGCTCAACATGCTGATCGCTATGATCAACAGTTCCTATCAAGAAATTGAG GATGACAGTGATGTAGAGTGGAAGTTTGCTCGTTCTAAACTTTGGTTATCATATTTTGATGATGGAAAAACATTACCTCCACCATTTAGTCTTGTACCAAGccccaaatcttttttctatttcGTCATGAGGATCATTAACTTTTCTAAGTGCAGGAGAAGACGGCTACAGAAGGACATTGAAATGGGAATGGGCAATTCCAAATCTAGG TTAAACCTTTTCACTCAGTCGAACTCCAGAGTTTTTGAATCACACAGCTTTAACAGCATTCTCAATCAGCCGACACGCTATCAG caaataatgaaaagacTGATCAAACGTTATGTTCTGAAAGCACAAGTGGACAGAGAAAATGACGAAGTAAATGAAG GTGAATTAAAGGAAATCAAACAAGATATCTCCAGTCTTCGCTACGAACTCTTAGAGGATAAGTCCCAAGCAACAGAAGAGTTAGCAATTCTAATACATAAACTCAGCGAGAAACTAAATCCTAATATGTTGAGATGTGAATGA